DNA from Carassius gibelio isolate Cgi1373 ecotype wild population from Czech Republic chromosome B8, carGib1.2-hapl.c, whole genome shotgun sequence:
tttttcgttaatttagccactgtattgaataaatacctggggttatgtttgttttcttctaaaaaagaagaaaagtaatcagatctagcagtttttaatgcttttctataggatatgctactttcccgccaagcaatacgaaatacctctagttttgttttcctccagctgcgctccattttttgggctgctctctttagggtgcgagtatgctcattataccatggtgtcaaactgttttccttaaccttccttaagcgtaaaggagcaactgtatttaaagtgctagaaaagagagagtccatagtttctgttacatcatcaagttgttctgaggttttggatatgctaaggaattcggatacatcaggaagataacttaaaaagcagtcttttgtggtagaagtgatggttcttcgatacttgtaacaagaagtagaatttacaattttggctatatgaagtttacacagaactaaataatgatctgagatatcatcacttggctgaataatttcaacactatcaacatcaattccatgtgacagtattaaatctagagtatgatttcgacaatgagtaggtcctgaaacatgttgtctaacaccaatagagttcagaatgtctataaatgctgatcccaatgcatctttttcattatcgacatggatattaaaatcaccaactattaagactttatctgcagccagaactaactcggatgtaaaatcaccaaactctttaataaagtctgtatggtgccctggtggcctgtatacagtagccagtacaaacataacaggggatttatcattaacattggtttctctggataatgttatatgaagcaccattacttcaaacgagttatacttgaagcctgccctctgagaaatcctgaaaacgttgttataaattgaagcaactcctccccctttgccttttagacgcggctcgtgtttataacaataatcttggggggtggactcatttaaaataatgtaatcatcaggttttagccaagtttctgtcaaacagagcacatctatattatgatcagttatcatattatttacaaaaagtgttttcgtagaaatggatctgatattcaataagccaatctttatcatttgtttatccatattgcatttgttttttatttgttgaacctcaattaaattgttaaccttaacttggtttggacgttttttgtattttctagttcggggaacagacacagtctctatagtgtgatatctaggtgaaagagtctctatgtgctgagaattaactgacctctgtgacgggaggcagctagcagacggttggtttagccagtctgtctgcttcctgacctgggccccagttagtcaagtataaacactaagactatgtgccatatttctagacagaagagcagcaccaccccaggagggatgaagaccatctcttttaaacaggtcaggtctgccccaaaagctcgtccaattgtctatgaaacctatgttattctgtgggcaccacttagacatccagccattgagtgatgacaatctgctatgcatctcgtcaccacggtaagcaggcaggggaccagagcatattacagtgtctgacatcgtgcttgcaagttcacacacctctttaaagttatttttagtgatctccgactggcgaagtcgaacatcattagcgccggcatgaataacaatcttactgtatttacgcttagcattagccagcacttttaaatttgccaagatgtcaggcgctctggctcccggtaaacatttgactatggtggctggtgtctctatattcacgttccgtacaatagaatcaccaataattagagcactttcatcaggtttctcagtgggtgcatcactaagtggggagaacctgtttaatgttttgatcggaacagaagagcggtgttttgacccacgactacgctgcctcactgtcacccagttgccctgctgcaggggctctgctggaaccggacaatgtataggagtccctgagctagacgcatccaaagccatatctagagccctaacattcttactgtcctcaattaaagtttggatgcgtgtctctaattctgaaatcttctctgtcagcctaactatttccctgcatttatcacatgtgaatccctcatcagcgacagagatagataaactgtacatgtggcaagaggtgcaaataacaattgtaggagaagccattactcaccgtgcttgatgaaatattcttactgcggttgtttgatgaactaagactatgtgccatatttctagacagaagagtggcgccaccccaggagggatgaagaccatctcttttaaacaggtcaggtctgccccaaaagctcgtccaattgtctatgaaacctatgttattctgtgggcaccacttagacatccagccattgagtgatgacaatctgctatgcatctcgtcaccacggtaagcagggaggggaccagagcatattacagtgtctgacatcgtgcttgcaagttcacacacctctttaaagttatttttagtgatctccgactggcgaagtcgaacatcattagcgccggcatgaataacaatcttactgtatttacctttagcattagccagcacttttaaatttgccaagatgtcaggcgctctggctcccggtaaacatttgactatggtggctggtgtctctatattcacgttccgtaaaatagaatcaccaataactagagcactttcatcaggtttctcagtgggtgcatcactgagtggggagaaccagtttaatgttttgatcggaacagaagagcggtgttttgacccacgactacgctgcctcaccgtcacccagttgccctgctgcaggggctctgctggaaccggacaatgtacaggaatccctgagctagacgcatccaaagccgtatctagagccctaacattcttactgtcctcaattaaagtttggatgcgtgtctctaattctgaaatcttctctgtcagcctaactatttccctgcatttatcacatgtgaatccctcatcagcgacagagatagataaactgtacatgtggcaagaggtgcaaataacgatagtaggcgaagccattactcaccgtgcttgatgaaatattcttactgcggttgtttgatgaacttgtgaaaaactggagcgagagagaggagaggagaaaagaaaacgctaatgacaagctaacgacttagctacagaaggccaacaggaagtagagaaaacactgtccaacagcgacaccaacagcGACATGTTTACACTTACATATATgcttttagcagatgcttttatccaaactgaCTTACAAAACAGACACAAAACCAATTTCTTAAGGAGCAAATTTTTATAGGCGGGAAAGAGAACAGTAAGATATAAATAATATCCTTAGCTCAGTATAATAACAATTGAAATCAATGGAATGTacccaaaaacataaaatataaaaatattactctTTTTGAAAATACGAAAAGGGGGttacaaaagacaaaaataaagtttGTACGGTATAAGGATCATTATATCTATGGACAAAAACTTAACATGTGTTCGTGtgagatggagaaagagagagagagagaaagagagagagagagactgagactCAAGGACTCGACTTTCTGTCATTATGATTGTGGAGAAGTGAATAAAGGGAAGTCTGTCTAAACTTGCATAACCGGTTGAGTTCAaagtacagagagagagaagataagCATAGTGTTTGACACAGAAGGGCTGCAACATTTTATAAGAGCAGAAAAATTACAGGATTTACAGGAACTACATTGTTTCAACATAATGGAAATCCCAGACTTGTCTTCAGTgagtaaatacatttctttttcaaatatagatatttaattaaaatttaatgtgaataaataaaggcAAGTTACAAATTATAGAAAACATAATGATTTGGAAACACAGAAAATCACATGACTGCAGTGTTTAAAGGACTTATATAAAGTACCGTACTTAGAGTACTGTAAACTAAGTTTTAGTCTCTCCATTATTCAACATTAGAAATATGAGTTTTATGAAATCAGTTTTCAATATAATACTGAAGGTTTTTTTTCctccatgattttttttatctgattctCTAATGATAATTCAGTGATAATTCAGCATTAAAcataagtaaaatataataaaacactttTCAATGCTTCAGATGAAACTATCTAGCCGACCTGAGCTGTTTGATTTTGAGGGTGTTTCTATGATCCACTACTTCACTGACAACTGGGAAAAGGTGAAAAACTTTCAAGCAAGACCTGATGACATTCTAATCGCTACTTACCCCAAAGCAGGTAAAAGCACTTCATGAAATTTTACAGGCTGCAATGTGACCAATAGGGTTCAGCGAAGTTCAACAGTTTgagaaagacaaattaaattagtTGAAAGTGACGGACCctctttatattaagtggccttaactactatgtacttacattttaattaataatctagtacaatgtacttattgtgtacatacatgtttttacattgtacttatatttttaaaaaactacatgtaattacatctgtatttaatttctgtaattacatttataattacactgttgacccatacattacaccttaacccacccttaaacttacccatacctccaaccctctccctaaccttacccctatcccacctcaatagcagcaaaagtgttttacaatacaatatgaacacaataagtgcattgtacttattttttatgcaagtacatagtagttaatgccacctaatataaagtgggaccaaagtGACATCAAACACATAATGTTACTAAAGgtctttattttaaatgctgtactttctattcatcaaagaatcctgaaaaaaagtttctaaattttcacaaaaaatattaggCCAGTGCAAATACTTTCAActgtgatataaataaataaataaatgaaaaatacacgATGCTTACTACTTTTAATTGCACTAGAGAGTGAAGTAAAAGAGGCagcaaaaaacaaataataataatatgtttgccatcaaaggaatatgTAAATTTTGCATCAGTTAGGGTTAAAATAACTGTTGCCATTTAgtacataattatttatatttaaacctatttaatctctctctctctctctttctctcttcatgttttttgtgtgtataaaGCATGTTtcttgcaaacttttttttttaatacttaaattcgtttttttttttttttttttttttttggtaacactttagaatactgtttcttactgcataactaatagggaattattgaagaactaacaagtgactattcattaacacttaactcactactgttaactactaaggaagatgtgttaactaatcagtatgtaatataattttatgattgttttaagtAACAGTTAGTTAATCAATAAGTAATATAATccgtcatacctcctgaagaactactattaattatctactagttaaggttcaagaaattACTTAAGATATAACTATTACTGAACAGTTATACGCAAATAGTCACTGCAATAATAAGGATGTGGCCCACAAAAGTATAGtaattgagtaaaagtacagataccctaataaaatgttacttaataaggGGGATGTATACATTTAAGAGTGTTAGTTTGATGTAATGTTTTGATGAGTCAAAATTATgtagtaattattatttacttataggTTCACTTCTGAATACTGTTTTAGGTTCTAAGTAATTCCTgtggaattatctgataattctttattaattactgaaGGGTTCACTAGAATTTCACCTCTAGAATAGGCCAACTGTTTCAGGTTCGAAATacgtcctgcagaattattttataattatttattgattaataatGAGTTCtctatattttcactttagaatactgtttcaggttctaagtcattcttgaggaattatctaataattctttattaattactaaagctttcccaatattttttaaactttagaataggcctactgTTTCAGGTGCAAAATAgatcctgcagaattatttgataattatttattaattactaatgggtttccaatattttcactttagaataggcctactgTTTCAGATTCGAAAAAGGtactgcagaattatttgataattctttattactTACGGGTTGgttacctgtattttcactttccCTCAGTCCTTGCCTTACATACAGGAATTAAATTAATGGTAATGTGGAatatgctgaggaggcacacatacagtactgtatataaaatataaaaatttgtgTGGCGGTGAGGTTCCTATCGGAAGCTGATTTATTACAAAACACGCACAAAACAATTCACTACACAGACAAATCCtctaaaaaatgtattgcatttatttatattgtattttcatactactactactactaataataacatgaaatatgaaagggtcacaattcatttaattgtaattgtGATGAACTGTAAATGTGTATAACTGTGTATAACTGTTCAGTAATAGTTCTTTCATAAGTTATATTTATTGAACTTTAACTAATAGATAATtagtagttccctttcagtcagtcacgttcAATGTTACATCAGTGACTGACAAATTGGGATCTCGCTAGAGAGATGAATCGCCTTCAAgtgttaacaaaacaagccaatgaatgTTGGCATGCGAGATTTGCATTTTGGAGAGCAGTCGCAGATTCAACTTTTCACTTTGGAGCCAAGCCTTTCAGCTTCCTAAAGCGAG
Protein-coding regions in this window:
- the LOC127963194 gene encoding uncharacterized protein LOC127963194: MASPTIVICTSCHMYSLSISVADEGFTCDKCREIVRLTEKISELETRIQTLIEDSKNVRALDMALDASSSGTPIHCPVPAEPLQQGNWVTVRQRSRGSKHRSSVPIKTLNRFSPLSDAPTEKPDESALIIGDSIVRNVNIETPATIVKCLPGARAPDILANLKVLANAKRKYSKIVIHAGANDVRLRQSEITKNNFKEVCELASTMSDTVICSGPLPAYRGDEMHSRLSSLNGWMSKWCPQNNIGFIDNWTSFWGRPDLFKRDGLHPSWGGAALLSRNMAHSLSVYT